A region of Argentina anserina chromosome 5, drPotAnse1.1, whole genome shotgun sequence DNA encodes the following proteins:
- the LOC126796374 gene encoding uncharacterized protein LOC126796374, with translation MLLGSRCFPGVPISLGTFFKHLPRSKPSPIFPPKTLTTIQCSSHFDALDSRQKHQIHLYVDTLLDWNQRMNLTAVREAGEVMERHIEDSLAIIPPITDSYLSHCGGSCRNLSLVDVGSGAGLPGLVLAIACPEWKVTLMESMNKRCVFLENAVSHVGLSNVEIVRGRAENLGQDVCFREKFDVAVARAVAEMRILAEYCLPLVRVGGLFVAAKGHDPQMEVRNAEKAIQILGASISQLCPVESHSPYGQRTAIVCLKTSSTPKKYPRDPGTPVKVPL, from the exons ATGTTGTTGGGCAGCCGCTGCTTCCCAGGAGTCCCAATCTCTCTGGGAACTTTCTTCAAACACCTTCCGCGCTCAAAACCAAGTCCCATCTTTCCACCCAAAACCCTAACCACAATCCAGTGCTCCTCCCACTTCGACGCCTTGGATTCCCGCCAGAAACACCAAATCCATCTCTACGTCGACACGCTTCTCGACTGGAACCAG AGAATGAACCTGACCGCGGTTAGAGAAGCCGGCGAGGTAATGGAGAGGCACATTGAAGACTCACTGGCCATCATACCGCCCATAACTGACTCTTATCTCTCTCATTGTGGTGGTTCCTGTCGAAATCTCAGCCTCGTGGATGTCGGAAGCGGCGCAGGCCTGCCCGGCTTGGTTCTGGCCATTGCTTGCCCTG AATGGAAAGTGACCCTGATGGAGTCGATGAACAAACGATGTGTTTTCTTGGAGAATGCTGTTAGTCATGTTGGTTTGTCGAATGTGGAGATTGTAAGAGGAAGAGCAGAG AACTTGGGTCAGGATGTTTGCTTCAGGGAGAAATTTGATGTAGCGGTGGCCAGAGCGGTTGCGGAAATGAGGATTTTAG CGGAATACTGTCTTCCTCTGGTTCGCGTTGGTGGCTTGTTTGTAGCTGCAAAGGGACATGATCCTCAG ATGGAAGTTAGGAATGCAGAAAAAGCAATTCAAATTTTGGGTGCATCAATATCGCAACTGTGCCCAG TGGAATCTCACAGCCCATATGGACAAAGAACGGCCATTGTATGCCTGAAAACCAGTTCCACTCCAAAGAAGTATCCTCGTGATCCAGGTACCCCGGTGAAAGTACCACTATGA
- the LOC126796373 gene encoding protein JINGUBANG has translation MEYHQSYSYSNNDFQSQTNYFHGDQSDHYLTSEPSLKSVASLTSRSNNQENQPTYHHCLTTLQGHNSYISSLTISGNFIYTGSSDREIRSWKCNPHVESNNENLSADHCMVSAGKGAVKALAISGDKLFSAHQDHKIRVWKIDNNEPDHQRYSRLATLPTLGDRAAKLLMPKHQVQIRRHKKCTWIHHVDTVSALAFSWDESLLYSVSWDRTLKVWSTTDFRCLESVRNAHDDAINALAVSVEDGHVYTGSADKKIKVWKKESGAKKYSLIATLEKHNSGVNALALSSDGSVLYSGACDRSIVVWEKIDSEGNMGVVGALRGHTKSILCLAVVSDLVCSGSADQTIRIWRGVAKSYSCLATLEGHKGPVKCLTATVDHWNTSDTSNYLIYSGSLDCDIKVWQVFVPCQ, from the coding sequence ATGGAATACCACCAGTCCTATTCGTACTCAAACAATGATTTTCAGTCTCAGACAAATTATTTTCATGGTGATCAATCAGATCATTACCTTACTTCTGAGCCAAGCCTCAAGTCAGTTGCTTCCTTGACCTCACGATCCAACAACCAAGAAAATCAGCCCACATACCACCACTGCCTCACCACCCTGCAAGGCCACAACTCCTACATATCCTCTCTCACCATATCTGGAAACTTCATCTATACCGGTTCTTCCGACAGAGAAATCCGGTCGTGGAAGTGCAACCCTCATGTCGAGTCCAATAACGAAAACTTGAGTGCTGATCATTGCATGGTGTCAGCTGGAAAGGGAGCAGTGAAGGCCCTAGCAATTTCAGGTGACAAGCTCTTCAGTGCTCATCAAGATCACAAGATTCGAGTCTGGAAAATCGACAATAATGAACCAGACCACCAAAGGTACTCGCGCTTAGCCACGTTGCCAACGCTTGGCGACCGTGCTGCTAAGCTTCTGATGCCAAAGCACCAGGTCCAAATAAGAAGGCACAAGAAGTGCACTTGGATCCATCATGTGGACACTGTCTCTGCACTAGCCTTCTCATGGGACGAGTCACTTCTCTATTCTGTTTCATGGGATCGAACCCTCAAAGTATGGAGCACAACAGACTTCAGATGCTTGGAGTCTGTGAGAAATGCACACGATGATGCTATAAATGCATTGGCAGTATCAGTCGAGGATGGACATGTTTATACTGGTTCAGCAGACAAAAAAATTAAGGTGTGGAAGAAAGAGTCAGGAGCAAAGAAGTATTCTCTAATTGCTACATTAGAGAAGCATAACTCTGGGGTTAATGCACTTGCTCTGAGCAGTGATGGTTCTGTGTTGTACTCTGGTGCCTGTGACAGGTCCATTGTTGTTTGGGAGAAGATAGATAGTGAGGGTAACATGGGTGTTGTGGGTGCTCTTAGAGGTCATACCAAGTCGATACTATGCTTGGCAGTTGTGTCAGACTTGGTGTGCAGTGGCTCTGCAGACCAAACCATACGAATCTGGAGAGGGGTGGCTAAAAGTTATTCATGTTTGGCAACGTTGGAAGGGCATAAAGGTCCAGTCAAGTGTTTAACTGCTACAGTTGACCACTGGAACACATCTGACACTTCTAATTATCTCATTTACAGTGGAAGTTTGGATTGTGACATCAAGGTTTGGCAGGTCTTTGTTCCTTGTCAGTAG